One Podospora pseudopauciseta strain CBS 411.78 chromosome 5 map unlocalized CBS411.78m_5, whole genome shotgun sequence DNA window includes the following coding sequences:
- a CDS encoding uncharacterized protein (EggNog:ENOG503P0J5) has protein sequence MAIFTGSKSRAINSPRHLTLRHARRNVYKARKAKGLALLGEDDDGPDLLPGEERLNSFWAPSLVAGPQYIITSEQTVTAMNNDQPLLLLSQQTFSVDAPQFMLPEQSVYSVYPPSGYPEENRMLPHVVLSNPHLPWERIGSPSTEGNGDTRRRVPWLALFTFTQEELKLNPGDLKGLPNLPAG, from the coding sequence CAGCAAGTCTCGGGCAATCAACTCCCCCcgccacctcaccctccgcCATGCCCGAAGAAATGTTTACAAAGCCCGCAAAGCTAAAGGCCTCGCCCTACTGGGCGAAGACGATGACGGTCCAGATCTCCTCCCCGGCGAGGAACGGCTTAACTCTTTCTGGGCGCCGAGTCTTGTCGCAGGACCCCAGTACATTATCACCTCGGAGCAGACCGTCACAGCCATGAATAATGACCAGCCACTGCTGCTCCTCTCTCAGCAGACCTTCTCCGTCGACGCACCACAATTCATGCTGCCTGAACAGTCCGTCTATTCCGTCTATCCGCCGTCGGGGTACCCCGAAGAGAACCGGATGCTGCCTCACGTTGTGTTGAGCAATCCCCATCTACCGTGGGAGAGAATTGGCAGCCCCAGTACGGAGGGTAATGGCGATACTAGGCGGAGGGTGCCGTGGTTGGCGCTGTTCACATTCACACAAGAAGAGCTCAAGTTGAATCCAGGAGATTTGAAGGGACTGCCGAATCTACCTGCCGGGTAG